In a single window of the Sediminicoccus sp. KRV36 genome:
- a CDS encoding nuclear transport factor 2 family protein: MRRRFITSLAATSALLSPVQAQSPPPTATPRAIVLDFFDLVFTQKRVAEGFARHVGAVYIQHNPRVPDGAEPAIRFLAGRFRDNPQASNDLKRVIAEGNLVVLHHHSRNNPQDRGLAIMDIFRVEGGLIVEHWDVIQPVPETAANPNGMF, translated from the coding sequence ATGCGCCGCCGCTTCATCACCAGCCTTGCCGCCACCTCGGCCTTGCTCTCACCTGTCCAGGCCCAATCGCCGCCACCCACGGCCACACCGCGCGCCATCGTCCTGGATTTCTTCGACCTCGTCTTCACGCAGAAGCGCGTGGCCGAGGGCTTTGCCCGCCATGTCGGCGCGGTCTACATCCAGCATAACCCGCGCGTGCCGGACGGGGCCGAGCCCGCCATCCGCTTCCTGGCCGGCCGCTTCCGGGACAATCCCCAGGCCAGCAATGATCTGAAGCGCGTGATCGCCGAAGGCAACCTGGTGGTGCTCCATCATCACAGCCGGAACAATCCACAGGATCGCGGCCTCGCAATCATGGATATCTTCCGCGTCGAGGGCGGGCTGATCGTGGAGCATTGGGACGTGATCCAACCCGTCCCCGAGACCGCGGCCAATCCCAACGGGATGTTCTGA
- a CDS encoding Lrp/AsnC ligand binding domain-containing protein, translating to MRAIFVMVKCEMGQAYRVAREMADAIGELSEMHSVSGQYDLLGKFYLEPDQDIGLFVVEKVQSVKGVKDTYTLQTFNAFSGARG from the coding sequence ATGCGCGCGATCTTCGTCATGGTGAAATGCGAGATGGGCCAGGCCTATCGCGTGGCGCGCGAAATGGCCGACGCCATCGGCGAGCTTTCGGAGATGCACTCCGTCTCCGGGCAGTATGACCTGCTGGGCAAGTTCTACCTGGAGCCGGACCAGGATATCGGCCTGTTCGTGGTCGAGAAGGTGCAGAGCGTGAAGGGCGTCAAGGACACCTACACGCTGCAAACCTTCAACGCCTTCTCCGGTGCGCGCGGCTGA
- a CDS encoding oligopeptide/dipeptide ABC transporter ATP-binding protein: MDALEPTPDRGGPAQPLLAVKGLVKHFPLKGGLLGRTQAVVRAVDDVEFDVMKGETLGIVGESGCGKSTTARLLMRLLEPNAGTMIFDGEAVGENVQAGGLTLREYRRQVQMVFQDSYASLNPRLPIEETIAFAPRIHGLSSDDSVTRARELLAAVGLAPESFARRYPHELSGGQRQRINIARALALRPKLVILDEPVSALDKSVEAQVLNLLVDLKAEFGLTYVFISHDLNVVQYISDRVLVMYLGEVAEMGPVGAIYDRPAHPYTRALLDSRPSMDPATRRTKPPLTGDPPNPVNPPSGCRFRTRCTHAEDVCAARKPLMADLGDGHIVSCHMASPGSGHSQAGSLAA, from the coding sequence ATGGACGCTCTCGAACCCACGCCCGATCGCGGTGGCCCCGCCCAACCCCTCCTCGCGGTGAAGGGGCTGGTCAAGCATTTCCCCCTCAAGGGCGGCCTGCTTGGGCGCACCCAGGCGGTCGTGCGCGCCGTGGATGATGTCGAATTCGATGTCATGAAGGGGGAGACCCTGGGCATCGTGGGGGAGAGCGGCTGCGGCAAATCTACCACCGCCCGGCTGCTGATGCGCCTGCTGGAGCCCAATGCCGGCACGATGATCTTTGATGGCGAGGCCGTGGGCGAGAATGTCCAGGCCGGTGGGCTGACGCTGCGCGAATACCGCCGCCAGGTGCAGATGGTGTTCCAGGACAGCTACGCCTCGCTCAACCCGCGCCTGCCGATCGAGGAAACCATTGCCTTCGCGCCCCGCATCCACGGGCTGTCCTCCGATGATTCCGTGACGCGCGCGCGGGAATTGCTGGCCGCGGTCGGCCTCGCCCCGGAAAGCTTCGCCCGCCGCTACCCGCATGAGCTGTCCGGCGGGCAGCGCCAGCGCATCAACATCGCCCGTGCCCTGGCCCTGCGGCCCAAGCTGGTGATCCTGGATGAGCCGGTTTCGGCGTTGGACAAATCGGTCGAGGCGCAGGTGCTGAACCTGCTGGTGGACCTCAAGGCCGAGTTCGGGCTGACCTATGTCTTCATCAGCCATGACCTGAACGTGGTGCAGTACATCAGTGACCGCGTGCTGGTCATGTATCTGGGCGAGGTGGCGGAGATGGGGCCGGTGGGCGCCATTTATGACCGCCCGGCGCATCCCTATACCCGTGCCCTGCTGGATAGCCGGCCCTCGATGGATCCGGCCACGCGCCGGACCAAGCCGCCACTGACCGGCGATCCGCCCAATCCAGTGAATCCGCCATCGGGCTGCCGCTTCCGCACCCGCTGCACCCATGCCGAGGATGTTTGCGCCGCCCGCAAGCCGCTGATGGCCGATCTCGGCGATGGCCACATCGTCTCCTGCCATATGGCGAGCCCGGGCAGCGGGCACAGCCAGGCCGGGAGCCTCGCAGCATGA
- a CDS encoding ABC transporter ATP-binding protein, with protein sequence MSAVLKTEAPPLVRLRDLHVTFKTRDRTVHAVNGVDLDLAAGEVLCILGESGSGKSVTLRALMKLLPKFAQIKGGIEVGGRDVNGMSNSQLADFRGGEVAMIFQEPMTALDPVFTVGRQIAETVQRHEGVSRATADARALELLELVQIPSAKRRLAAYPHELSGGLRQRAMIAVALACRPKLLLADEPTTALDATVQIQVLLLLRELQERLGMGVIFVTHDLGVAGEIADRVAVMYAGRVVEEGPVAGLMAGPLHPYAQGLLGATVHPGMRGKRLTTIPGAPPTLDVAPTTCAFSPRCEYAEAACVAGVPPLLEASPGRFARCVRVGAASAIPAE encoded by the coding sequence ATGAGCGCCGTCCTGAAGACCGAAGCGCCGCCCTTGGTGCGGCTGCGGGACCTGCATGTCACCTTCAAGACGCGGGATCGCACGGTGCATGCGGTGAACGGCGTGGATCTCGATCTGGCCGCCGGCGAGGTGCTGTGCATCCTGGGCGAGTCCGGCTCGGGCAAGTCGGTCACCTTGCGCGCCTTGATGAAGCTCCTGCCGAAATTCGCGCAGATCAAGGGCGGCATCGAAGTCGGCGGGCGCGATGTGAACGGCATGAGCAACAGCCAGCTCGCGGATTTCCGCGGTGGCGAAGTGGCGATGATCTTCCAGGAGCCCATGACCGCGCTCGACCCGGTCTTCACTGTGGGACGCCAGATTGCCGAGACGGTGCAGCGGCATGAGGGCGTCTCCCGCGCCACGGCCGATGCGCGGGCGCTGGAACTTCTTGAACTGGTGCAGATCCCCTCCGCCAAGCGCCGCCTGGCGGCGTATCCGCATGAGCTTTCCGGCGGCTTGCGCCAGCGCGCGATGATTGCCGTGGCCCTCGCCTGCCGCCCCAAGCTGCTGCTGGCCGATGAGCCGACAACGGCGCTGGATGCCACGGTGCAGATCCAGGTGCTGCTGCTGCTGCGCGAGTTGCAGGAGCGGCTGGGCATGGGCGTGATCTTTGTCACGCACGATCTTGGCGTGGCGGGCGAAATCGCGGACCGCGTGGCCGTCATGTATGCCGGGCGCGTGGTGGAGGAAGGCCCCGTGGCCGGGCTGATGGCAGGGCCCTTGCACCCCTATGCGCAAGGCTTGCTGGGGGCCACGGTGCATCCCGGCATGCGCGGCAAGCGGTTGACCACCATTCCCGGCGCGCCGCCCACGCTGGATGTGGCGCCCACCACCTGCGCTTTTTCCCCGCGCTGCGAATATGCGGAGGCCGCCTGCGTGGCCGGCGTTCCGCCCCTGCTGGAAGCCTCGCCGGGGCGCTTCGCGCGTTGCGTGCGTGTGGGGGCGGCATCGGCCATCCCGGCGGAGTGA
- a CDS encoding thiamine pyrophosphate-dependent enzyme — translation MAKPPKTKTSERSGGKLLADALVANDATHVFAVPGESYLDLLDGLYAVRNRIELITCRFEAGAVHMAEAHGKLTGRPGVCVVTRGPGACHAAIGVHVAQQDSTPMVLLVGQIPREETDRESFQEVDYRRMFSPIAKWVTQIDDAHRIPEIMAHAFDVAVSGRPGPVVVAISEEMQKHLSAVPDIGAADVAPAHPAPDAIARLMKLLSKAERPLAVLGGSRWSEEGRAAIRDFLVANDIPTAVSFRRQSLFDGTSKHFAGDLGVGADAALVAAAKEADLILAFGTRMGEPVSQGYTLLDMAGATPLVQVYPEQAEIGRVYRPALGITSDVNAFAAAIQQERVKKPKWAAWRKKLRAAREAQAVAPEYEGPLNLARALQALEKELPKDTIFTTDAGNFATWPSRFMHVKEAQEFLGPTNGAMGYGVPAAIGAAITYPGRQVICFVGDGGFLMTGQEIATAFHHKVAPIIMVFNNGMYGTIRMYQERVYPERISGTALTNPDFAKFIEAFGGHGEVVNATEELVPAYKRAVASGKPALIEVRMNPEQVTNRATISDLRAQSTGKKK, via the coding sequence ATGGCGAAGCCGCCAAAAACCAAGACCAGTGAGCGCAGCGGCGGCAAGCTGCTGGCCGATGCACTCGTCGCCAATGACGCGACCCATGTCTTCGCCGTGCCGGGCGAAAGCTATCTCGACCTGCTGGACGGGCTCTACGCCGTTCGCAATCGCATCGAGCTCATCACCTGCCGCTTCGAGGCCGGCGCCGTCCATATGGCGGAAGCGCATGGCAAGCTGACCGGCCGCCCTGGCGTCTGCGTCGTCACGCGCGGTCCTGGCGCCTGCCATGCCGCGATCGGTGTGCATGTGGCTCAGCAGGACAGCACGCCCATGGTGCTGCTGGTCGGCCAGATCCCGCGCGAGGAGACGGATCGCGAAAGCTTCCAGGAGGTGGATTACCGCCGGATGTTCTCGCCCATCGCCAAGTGGGTGACGCAGATTGATGACGCGCACCGCATCCCCGAGATCATGGCGCATGCCTTCGATGTCGCCGTCAGTGGCCGGCCTGGGCCGGTCGTCGTCGCCATCAGCGAGGAGATGCAGAAGCATCTCTCGGCAGTGCCCGATATCGGGGCCGCGGATGTGGCGCCCGCCCATCCGGCACCCGATGCCATCGCCAGGCTGATGAAGCTGCTGTCCAAGGCCGAGCGCCCGCTGGCCGTGCTGGGCGGCAGCCGCTGGAGTGAAGAGGGCCGCGCCGCCATCCGGGATTTCCTGGTGGCGAATGATATCCCGACGGCCGTCTCCTTCCGGCGGCAGTCGCTGTTCGATGGCACCTCCAAGCATTTCGCCGGCGATCTCGGCGTCGGCGCCGATGCGGCATTGGTGGCCGCCGCCAAGGAGGCCGACCTCATTCTCGCCTTCGGCACCCGCATGGGGGAGCCGGTGAGCCAGGGCTACACCCTGCTGGACATGGCGGGTGCGACGCCGCTGGTGCAGGTCTATCCCGAGCAGGCCGAGATTGGCCGTGTCTATCGCCCGGCCCTCGGCATCACCAGCGATGTGAACGCCTTCGCCGCCGCCATCCAGCAGGAGCGGGTGAAGAAGCCCAAATGGGCCGCCTGGCGGAAGAAACTCCGCGCGGCGCGTGAGGCGCAGGCGGTGGCGCCCGAATATGAGGGCCCGCTGAACCTCGCCCGCGCCCTCCAGGCGCTGGAAAAGGAATTGCCGAAGGACACGATCTTCACCACGGATGCCGGCAATTTCGCCACCTGGCCGAGCCGCTTCATGCACGTCAAGGAAGCGCAGGAATTCCTGGGCCCCACCAACGGCGCCATGGGCTATGGCGTGCCGGCGGCGATCGGTGCCGCCATCACCTACCCGGGGCGGCAGGTGATCTGCTTCGTCGGCGATGGCGGCTTCCTGATGACGGGGCAGGAGATCGCGACCGCATTCCACCACAAGGTGGCGCCCATCATCATGGTGTTCAATAACGGCATGTACGGCACCATCCGCATGTACCAGGAGCGCGTCTATCCTGAGCGCATCTCCGGCACGGCGCTGACCAATCCGGATTTCGCCAAGTTCATCGAGGCCTTCGGCGGCCATGGTGAGGTGGTGAATGCGACGGAAGAACTCGTTCCCGCCTATAAGCGCGCGGTGGCGAGCGGCAAGCCGGCGCTGATCGAGGTGCGGATGAATCCGGAGCAGGTGACCAATCGGGCGACCATCTCGGACCTTCGGGCGCAGTCCACGGGGAAGAAGAAGTAA
- the queF gene encoding preQ(1) synthase, which produces MLGAMTALPANPDEAVLERVPNPHGDMAYCIRFAAPEFTSLCPLTGQPDFAHLVLDYVPRDWIVESKSLKLFLGSFRNHGAFHEACTLDIARRLVTLLEPVWLRIGGYWYPRGGIPIDVFYQTGTPPEGVWIPNQDVPGYRGRG; this is translated from the coding sequence ATGCTCGGCGCCATGACCGCCCTGCCCGCCAACCCGGACGAAGCCGTGCTGGAGCGCGTGCCCAACCCGCATGGCGACATGGCCTATTGCATCCGCTTCGCCGCGCCGGAATTCACCTCGCTCTGCCCGCTGACGGGCCAGCCGGATTTCGCGCATCTGGTGCTGGATTATGTGCCGCGCGACTGGATCGTGGAGAGCAAGTCGCTGAAGCTGTTTCTCGGCAGCTTCCGCAACCATGGCGCCTTTCATGAGGCTTGCACGCTGGATATCGCGCGCCGCCTGGTCACGCTGCTGGAGCCCGTGTGGCTGCGGATCGGGGGGTATTGGTATCCGCGGGGGGGCATCCCGATTGATGTGTTCTACCAGACGGGGACGCCGCCGGAGGGAGTTTGGATCCCCAACCAGGATGTGCCGGGGTATCGCGGCAGGGGGTGA
- the tgt gene encoding tRNA guanosine(34) transglycosylase Tgt, which translates to MSLHWTHAATDGRARAGMLHTAHGEVPTPVFMPVGTAGTVKAMTADAVRSTGARMVLGNTYHLMLRPTAERVDRLGGLHRFMDWHGPILTDSGGFQVMSLSGLRKMDEDGVTFQSHVDGSKHRLTPERSIEIQRLLGADVTMSFDECTPFPATHEVAAKSMRLSMRWAARGREAFVERPGHGLFGIVQGSVFEDLRAESAAALTAIGFEGYAIGGLAVGEGQEAMFATLDFTTPMLPESHPRYLMGVGKPADLLGAVRRGVDMFDCVIPTRSGRMGRAYTSRGQLNLRNAKFAEDTRPLDPDCSCPACRNHSRAYIHHLLKCDEMLGPMLLSWHNIHYYQALMARMRAAILAGRFEAEAALIETDWTPRGREEGEA; encoded by the coding sequence ATGAGCCTGCACTGGACCCATGCGGCGACCGATGGCCGCGCGCGCGCCGGCATGCTGCACACCGCCCATGGCGAGGTGCCCACGCCGGTCTTCATGCCCGTGGGCACCGCCGGCACGGTGAAGGCGATGACGGCGGATGCCGTGCGCTCCACAGGCGCCCGCATGGTGCTCGGCAACACCTACCACCTCATGCTCCGCCCCACGGCCGAGCGGGTGGATCGCCTGGGGGGCCTGCATCGCTTCATGGATTGGCACGGTCCGATCCTGACGGATTCCGGCGGCTTCCAGGTCATGAGCCTGTCCGGCCTGCGCAAGATGGATGAGGATGGCGTGACCTTCCAATCCCATGTGGATGGCTCGAAACACCGCCTGACGCCGGAGCGCAGCATCGAGATTCAGCGCCTGCTGGGTGCTGATGTCACCATGAGCTTTGACGAATGCACCCCCTTCCCCGCCACGCATGAGGTCGCCGCGAAATCCATGCGCCTTTCCATGCGCTGGGCCGCGCGCGGGCGGGAAGCCTTTGTGGAGCGGCCAGGCCATGGCCTGTTCGGCATCGTGCAAGGCAGTGTGTTCGAGGATCTGCGCGCGGAAAGCGCGGCCGCACTCACCGCCATCGGCTTCGAGGGCTATGCGATTGGCGGCCTGGCTGTGGGCGAAGGCCAGGAGGCGATGTTCGCCACCCTCGACTTCACCACGCCCATGCTGCCCGAGAGCCACCCCCGCTACCTGATGGGCGTGGGCAAGCCGGCCGACCTTTTGGGCGCGGTCCGGCGCGGCGTGGACATGTTCGACTGCGTGATCCCGACACGCTCCGGCCGCATGGGTCGTGCCTATACCTCACGCGGGCAGCTCAACCTGCGCAACGCGAAATTCGCCGAGGACACCCGCCCGCTCGACCCGGATTGCAGCTGCCCGGCTTGCCGCAACCACAGCCGCGCCTACATCCACCATCTGCTGAAATGCGACGAGATGCTGGGGCCCATGCTGCTGAGCTGGCACAACATCCACTACTATCAGGCGCTCATGGCCCGCATGCGCGCGGCCATCCTGGCCGGGCGCTTCGAGGCCGAGGCGGCGCTGATCGAAACCGACTGGACCCCAAGGGGCAGAGAGGAAGGCGAGGCGTGA
- the queA gene encoding tRNA preQ1(34) S-adenosylmethionine ribosyltransferase-isomerase QueA — protein sequence MSLSTADFDYALPEALIAQSPIRPRDAARLLVVRPDALDDRGVRDLPALLQPGDVMVVNDTRVIPARLHARRGEARIEIMLNRAEGDGTWHALIRNARRIKPGDDLVIEGSDLTARVVEKFEGGSARLDFGPDPKALAAALEQAGEMPLPPYIHRAAPRGEDRADYQTVFAARPGAVAAPTASLHFTPELLAALDARGVQRATVTLHVGAGTFLPVRDGDPRTHKLHHEWGELSPEAAAIINAARAEGRRILCCGTTALRLLETAARAVPDRTTPIPPFSGLTDLYILPGFEFRAADMLMTNFHLPKSTLLMLVAAFAGRARMRAAYAHAVRQGYRFFSYGDASLLFRDATP from the coding sequence ATGTCCCTCTCAACCGCCGATTTCGACTATGCCCTGCCCGAGGCGCTGATCGCGCAGAGCCCCATCCGCCCCCGCGATGCGGCGCGGCTGCTGGTGGTGCGGCCTGACGCCCTCGATGATCGCGGCGTGCGCGACCTGCCGGCACTGCTGCAACCCGGCGATGTGATGGTGGTGAATGATACGCGCGTCATCCCCGCGAGGCTGCACGCGCGCCGCGGCGAGGCGCGGATCGAGATCATGCTCAACCGCGCCGAGGGCGATGGCACCTGGCACGCGCTGATCCGCAATGCCCGGCGCATCAAGCCGGGCGATGACCTCGTCATCGAGGGCAGTGACCTCACGGCGCGGGTGGTGGAGAAATTCGAGGGCGGCAGCGCCAGGCTGGATTTCGGGCCGGATCCCAAGGCCCTGGCCGCCGCCCTGGAACAGGCGGGCGAGATGCCCCTGCCCCCCTATATCCACCGCGCAGCACCGCGCGGCGAGGACCGCGCCGACTACCAGACCGTCTTCGCCGCCCGCCCCGGCGCCGTCGCCGCCCCCACCGCCAGCCTGCATTTCACGCCGGAACTTCTGGCGGCGCTGGACGCGCGCGGGGTGCAGCGCGCCACGGTGACGCTGCATGTGGGCGCCGGCACCTTCCTGCCCGTGCGCGACGGCGACCCCCGCACGCACAAGCTGCATCATGAATGGGGCGAATTGTCGCCCGAGGCCGCCGCCATCATCAACGCCGCCCGCGCCGAGGGCCGGCGCATCCTGTGTTGCGGCACCACCGCGCTGCGCCTGCTGGAAACCGCGGCGCGCGCCGTCCCGGACAGGACCACGCCCATCCCGCCCTTTTCCGGCCTGACCGACCTCTACATCCTGCCCGGCTTTGAATTCCGCGCGGCCGACATGCTGATGACCAACTTCCATCTGCCCAAATCCACCCTGCTCATGCTTGTCGCGGCCTTTGCCGGCCGGGCCCGCATGCGGGCGGCCTATGCCCATGCCGTGCGCCAGGGCTACCGCTTCTTCTCCTACGGCGATGCCTCGCTGCTGTTCCGGGACGCCACGCCATGA
- a CDS encoding globin family protein, with protein sequence MDLHRIALLRDSFGRLAPIAEPAAALFYRRLMEMDPSTRPLFARTDMAAQGVKLMQALGMAIATLERAEQLLPKLREMAQRHVAYGVQREHYASVGAALLWTLGKGLGDGFTPEVEDAWAEAYAILADVMMDAAYCVRAA encoded by the coding sequence ATGGACCTGCACCGTATCGCCCTTCTCCGTGACAGCTTCGGACGCCTGGCCCCCATCGCGGAGCCCGCGGCGGCCCTGTTCTACCGACGCTTGATGGAGATGGACCCGAGCACGCGGCCGCTCTTTGCCAGGACGGACATGGCAGCCCAGGGGGTCAAGCTGATGCAGGCGCTCGGCATGGCCATCGCCACGCTGGAGCGCGCCGAGCAGCTCCTGCCCAAGCTGCGGGAGATGGCGCAGCGCCATGTTGCCTATGGGGTGCAGCGCGAGCACTATGCCAGTGTCGGCGCCGCCCTGCTCTGGACCCTGGGCAAGGGGCTGGGCGATGGCTTCACGCCCGAGGTGGAGGATGCCTGGGCCGAGGCCTATGCGATCCTGGCCGATGTGATGATGGATGCCGCCTATTGCGTCCGAGCGGCCTAG
- a CDS encoding MFS transporter, with protein sequence MLATPSRAGILIACAVICAALATGLRQSFGLFLAPMTSDLGWSSSGFALAIAIQVLLNGFTQPIIGQVADRVGGRAVIMGGAVFYCLGILGMALSAGLPMFTFFAGVVMGVAVSAAGMPVINASLTRLLPENMRGRAVGLGTAGSSFGQFLVVPLSQLGINLAGWQGALFLLAGVALLMIPLALPLDGRPAPPKPGVDEQTAMQALRLGLTSPTFWFIFFGFSICGLHVSFLAVHLPGFVATCHLPASVGAAAIALIGLFNIVGALGAGELSQRWKRRELLIMIYAGRGVLMAVFLFAEKTTTSVLIFSAFMGLLWLSTIPPTVALMARNFGTRWLATMFGLVFVGHQFGGFAGAFLGGYIFDRTGSYDLMWSICIAGSAFAALMHIPVRDGPKAELPGLTPPPRGATSG encoded by the coding sequence ATGCTCGCCACACCCAGCCGTGCCGGGATACTGATCGCCTGCGCCGTCATCTGCGCGGCCCTGGCGACGGGGCTGCGCCAGAGCTTTGGCCTCTTCCTCGCGCCGATGACGAGTGATCTGGGCTGGTCCAGCTCCGGCTTCGCCTTGGCCATCGCGATCCAGGTGCTGCTGAACGGCTTCACCCAGCCCATCATCGGCCAGGTGGCCGACCGTGTGGGCGGGCGCGCGGTGATCATGGGGGGCGCCGTGTTCTACTGCCTCGGCATCCTCGGCATGGCGCTGAGCGCGGGGCTGCCGATGTTCACCTTCTTCGCCGGCGTCGTGATGGGGGTGGCTGTCTCGGCCGCCGGCATGCCGGTCATCAATGCCAGCCTGACGCGCCTGCTGCCCGAGAATATGCGCGGCCGGGCCGTCGGCCTCGGCACGGCGGGATCGAGCTTCGGGCAATTCCTGGTGGTGCCGCTCTCTCAGCTGGGCATCAACCTGGCTGGCTGGCAGGGGGCGCTGTTTCTGCTGGCGGGGGTGGCGCTGTTGATGATCCCGCTCGCCTTGCCGCTGGATGGCCGCCCCGCCCCGCCCAAGCCCGGCGTTGACGAGCAGACGGCGATGCAGGCGCTGCGCCTCGGTCTCACTTCGCCGACCTTCTGGTTCATTTTCTTCGGCTTCTCGATCTGCGGGCTGCATGTGAGTTTCCTGGCCGTGCATCTGCCCGGCTTCGTCGCCACCTGCCATTTGCCCGCCTCGGTCGGGGCTGCGGCCATCGCGCTGATCGGGCTGTTCAACATCGTGGGCGCGCTGGGGGCGGGTGAATTGTCGCAGCGCTGGAAGCGGCGGGAATTGCTGATCATGATCTATGCCGGGCGCGGCGTGCTGATGGCCGTGTTTCTCTTCGCCGAGAAGACGACGACGAGCGTGCTGATCTTTTCGGCCTTCATGGGGCTGCTCTGGCTTTCCACCATTCCGCCGACGGTGGCACTGATGGCGCGGAATTTCGGCACGCGCTGGCTGGCCACCATGTTCGGCCTGGTCTTCGTGGGGCATCAATTCGGCGGCTTCGCGGGCGCCTTCCTCGGCGGCTATATCTTCGACCGCACCGGCAGCTATGATCTCATGTGGAGCATCTGCATCGCGGGCTCCGCCTTCGCGGCGCTGATGCATATTCCGGTGCGCGATGGCCCCAAGGCCGAGTTGCCGGGCCTGACGCCGCCGCCGCGAGGCGCTACAAGCGGATGA
- a CDS encoding aspartate/glutamate racemase family protein, producing MARITLIHALRHSPPPIEAAFARLWPGQTLMNLLDDSLSADLAREGQLTPAMTERFRSLGHYATGTGSDAILFTCSAFGPCIEAVAADHAALPVLKPNEAMIEEIIAAGVKRVGLLATFAGTLTSMPPEFPADIEVVPCLAEGALAALDAGDVALHDRLAVAAAMALRDCDAIALGQFSLAHVAPMVAEATGKPVFSTPESAVRKLRRMLGA from the coding sequence ATGGCCCGCATCACCCTGATCCATGCGCTGCGGCACTCGCCACCGCCCATCGAGGCCGCTTTTGCCCGGCTCTGGCCCGGCCAGACGCTGATGAACCTGCTGGATGACAGCCTCTCGGCCGATCTCGCGCGTGAAGGCCAGCTGACGCCGGCGATGACCGAGCGCTTCCGCAGCCTCGGCCACTACGCGACGGGCACCGGTTCGGACGCCATCCTCTTCACCTGCTCGGCCTTTGGCCCCTGCATCGAGGCGGTGGCGGCCGATCACGCGGCGCTTCCCGTGCTGAAGCCGAACGAGGCGATGATCGAGGAGATCATCGCCGCCGGGGTGAAGCGCGTCGGGCTGCTCGCCACCTTCGCCGGCACGCTGACCTCCATGCCGCCCGAATTCCCCGCGGACATCGAGGTGGTGCCCTGCCTGGCCGAGGGCGCGCTGGCCGCGCTGGATGCGGGCGATGTGGCGCTGCATGACCGCCTGGCGGTGGCGGCCGCCATGGCATTGCGCGATTGCGACGCCATCGCGCTGGGCCAGTTCAGCCTGGCCCATGTGGCGCCGATGGTGGCCGAAGCGACGGGCAAGCCCGTGTTTTCCACACCCGAAAGCGCGGTCCGCAAGCTTCGGCGCATGCTCGGCGCTTGA
- the bcp gene encoding thioredoxin-dependent thiol peroxidase codes for MSELAVGAKAPAFTMPASGGRTVSSKELKGKAYLLYFYPKADTPGCTKQACGIQEALPALGKIGLEVIGISPDAMPPIEKFAAKYNLTFPLASDADQKVATAYGTWVEKSMYGKKYMGMERSSFLVGADGKIAAIWRKVKPEAHAAQVIEAAKAL; via the coding sequence ATGAGCGAACTCGCTGTCGGCGCCAAGGCGCCGGCCTTCACCATGCCGGCCTCGGGCGGGCGCACGGTCAGCTCCAAGGAGCTGAAGGGCAAGGCCTACCTGCTGTATTTCTATCCCAAGGCCGATACGCCCGGCTGCACGAAGCAGGCTTGCGGCATCCAGGAAGCGCTGCCGGCGCTGGGCAAGATCGGCCTGGAGGTGATCGGCATCAGCCCGGACGCGATGCCGCCGATCGAGAAATTCGCCGCCAAATACAATCTCACCTTCCCGCTCGCCAGCGATGCGGACCAGAAGGTGGCCACCGCCTACGGGACCTGGGTGGAGAAATCCATGTATGGCAAGAAATACATGGGGATGGAGCGCAGCAGCTTCCTGGTTGGCGCGGATGGCAAGATCGCGGCGATCTGGCGGAAGGTGAAGCCGGAAGCGCATGCGGCCCAGGTGATCGAGGCGGCCAAGGCGCTTTGA